Proteins encoded together in one Staphylococcus aureus window:
- a CDS encoding HD domain-containing protein, with product MTNAYVDLKLVEEKVFKDPIHRYIHVEDQLIWDLIKTKEFQRLRRIRQLGTLYLSFHTAEHSRFGHSLGVYEIVRRLIDESFIGHDAWDNKDRPLALCAALLHDLGHGPFSHSFEKIFNTDHEAYTQAIITGDTEVNAVLRKVAPEFPREVAEVINKTHHNKLVISMISSQIDADRMDYLQRDAYFTGVSYGAFDMERILRLMRPSKDEVLIKESGMHAVENFIMSRYQMYWQIYFHPVSRGGEVLLNNCLKRAKQLYNEGYEFKLHPHDFIPFFEETVTIEQYVELDEAVVTYYLEKWTKEDDAILSDLASRFINRDLFKYIPFDGSIITISELQELFEAGGINPDYYFVSEAFSDLPYDYDRPGSNRKPIHLLRQDGTIREISNQSLVIHSITGINRQDYKLYYPREMVAKIKDKTIREAIENLINELN from the coding sequence ATGACTAACGCATATGTAGATTTAAAATTAGTAGAAGAAAAAGTTTTTAAAGACCCGATACATCGATATATTCATGTTGAAGATCAATTGATATGGGATTTAATTAAAACTAAGGAATTCCAAAGGTTACGTCGAATTAGACAACTAGGAACACTGTACCTATCTTTTCACACAGCAGAACATAGTCGCTTTGGACATTCTTTAGGTGTGTATGAAATAGTTAGACGATTAATTGATGAGTCATTTATTGGTCATGATGCATGGGACAATAAAGATAGACCGTTGGCATTATGTGCTGCATTATTACATGATTTAGGACATGGTCCATTTTCACATAGTTTTGAAAAAATATTTAATACAGACCATGAAGCATACACACAAGCGATTATTACTGGAGATACTGAGGTGAATGCTGTATTACGTAAAGTGGCGCCTGAGTTTCCAAGAGAAGTTGCGGAAGTAATTAATAAAACGCATCATAATAAATTGGTCATTTCGATGATTTCGTCACAAATCGATGCGGATAGAATGGATTATTTACAACGTGATGCGTATTTCACAGGTGTATCATATGGTGCTTTTGATATGGAGCGTATTTTAAGATTAATGCGACCTTCTAAAGATGAAGTACTAATCAAAGAAAGTGGTATGCATGCAGTTGAAAACTTTATTATGAGTCGTTATCAAATGTATTGGCAAATTTACTTCCACCCAGTTAGTCGTGGTGGAGAAGTGCTGCTTAATAATTGTTTGAAACGCGCAAAACAGCTTTATAATGAAGGCTATGAATTTAAGTTGCATCCACATGATTTTATTCCATTTTTTGAAGAGACAGTTACGATTGAACAATATGTTGAACTCGATGAAGCGGTAGTTACGTATTATTTGGAAAAATGGACAAAAGAAGATGATGCTATTTTAAGTGATTTAGCAAGTCGATTTATTAATCGAGACTTATTTAAATATATTCCATTTGATGGCTCAATTATTACAATATCAGAACTGCAAGAACTGTTTGAAGCAGGTGGTATTAATCCAGATTATTATTTTGTGAGTGAAGCATTTTCTGATTTGCCATATGACTATGATCGACCGGGGTCAAATCGCAAACCGATTCATTTATTAAGACAAGATGGTACGATTAGAGAAATAAGCAATCAATCATTAGTCATTCATAGTATTACAGGCATTAATCGCCAAGACTATAAATTATATTATCCTAGAGAAATGGTTGCAAAGATTAAAGATAAGACAATTAGAGAAGCTATTGAAAATTTGATTAATGAGCTTAATTAA
- a CDS encoding YwhD family protein has protein sequence MEVISLSEKKGFNFNIIKNDPLDGHKGTNIGSISLDNIAPVFIDVANKEAFIDIGGMHARAKVEKGVKWITDKAAVEGDEAKEYWLCWVTTERNEQGPYYAGLTACYLLVNKAIRRGYKSMPEHVNMMDKSMKHHIIIDQIGDENKAILKDFLMNHDEGMWKHSSDALHQAFN, from the coding sequence ATGGAGGTTATATCATTGTCTGAGAAAAAAGGCTTTAATTTTAATATCATAAAAAATGACCCTCTAGATGGTCATAAAGGTACAAATATTGGTTCAATTAGCTTAGACAATATTGCACCAGTTTTTATCGATGTTGCTAACAAAGAAGCATTTATTGATATTGGAGGCATGCATGCTCGTGCCAAAGTTGAAAAAGGTGTGAAATGGATTACTGATAAAGCTGCTGTTGAAGGCGATGAAGCTAAAGAATATTGGTTGTGTTGGGTAACAACAGAACGTAATGAACAAGGACCATATTACGCTGGTTTAACAGCGTGCTATTTATTAGTGAATAAAGCAATTCGTCGTGGTTATAAAAGTATGCCTGAACATGTTAATATGATGGATAAATCAATGAAACATCATATTATCATAGATCAAATTGGTGACGAGAATAAAGCTATTTTAAAAGACTTTTTAATGAACCATGATGAAGGTATGTGGAAGCATTCTTCTGATGCTTTACATCAAGCATTTAATTAA
- the adhP gene encoding alcohol dehydrogenase AdhP: MRAAVVTKDHKVSIEDKKLRALKPGEALVQTEYCGVCHTDLHVKNADFGDVTGVTLGHEGIGKVIEVAEDVESLKIGDRVSIAWMFESCGRCEYCTTGRETLCRSVKNAGYTVDGAMAEQVIVTADYAVKVPEKLDPAAASSITCAGVTTYKAVKVSNVKPGQWLGVFGIGGLGNLALQYAKNVMGAKIVAFDINDDKLAFAKELGADAIINSKDVDPVAEVMKLTDNKGLDATVVTSVAKTPFNQAVDVVKAGARVVAVGLPVDKMNLDIPRLVLDGIEVVGSLVGTRQDLREAFEFAAENKVTPKVQLRKLEEINDIFEEMENGTITGRMVIKF; the protein is encoded by the coding sequence ATGAGAGCAGCAGTTGTAACGAAAGATCACAAAGTAAGTATTGAGGACAAAAAGTTAAGAGCTTTAAAACCTGGTGAAGCGTTGGTACAAACGGAATATTGTGGCGTTTGTCATACCGATTTACATGTTAAGAATGCTGATTTTGGTGATGTTACAGGCGTTACTTTAGGTCATGAAGGTATTGGTAAAGTCATCGAAGTTGCGGAAGATGTAGAATCATTAAAAATTGGAGACCGTGTGTCTATCGCTTGGATGTTCGAAAGCTGTGGAAGATGTGAATATTGTACAACAGGTCGTGAAACACTTTGCCGTAGTGTGAAAAATGCTGGTTATACAGTAGATGGTGCAATGGCTGAACAAGTTATTGTTACTGCAGACTATGCTGTGAAAGTACCTGAAAAATTAGATCCAGCAGCAGCGTCTTCTATTACATGCGCAGGTGTGACAACTTATAAAGCTGTAAAAGTAAGTAATGTAAAACCTGGACAATGGTTAGGTGTTTTTGGTATAGGTGGTTTAGGTAACCTAGCTTTACAATATGCTAAAAACGTTATGGGGGCTAAAATTGTTGCCTTCGACATCAATGATGATAAATTAGCATTCGCGAAAGAATTAGGTGCTGATGCTATTATTAATTCTAAAGATGTTGATCCAGTTGCAGAAGTTATGAAATTAACTGATAACAAAGGATTAGATGCAACAGTGGTAACTTCAGTTGCTAAGACGCCATTTAACCAAGCGGTTGATGTTGTAAAAGCTGGTGCAAGAGTTGTTGCCGTTGGTTTACCTGTTGATAAAATGAACTTAGATATCCCAAGATTAGTGCTTGATGGTATTGAAGTAGTAGGTTCACTTGTTGGTACAAGACAAGACTTACGTGAAGCGTTTGAATTTGCTGCTGAAAATAAAGTAACACCTAAAGTTCAATTAAGAAAATTAGAAGAAATCAATGATATTTTTGAAGAAATGGAAAATGGTACTATAACTGGTAGAATGGTTATTAAATTTTAA
- a CDS encoding DUF1934 domain-containing protein, with protein sequence MDKKVSIQTKQVLKQHNEKEKFEFTTEGTWQQRQSNFIRYVEQIEDATVNVTIKVDDDSVKLIRKGDINMNLHFVEGQTTTTFYDISAGRIPLEVKTLRILHFVSGDGGKLKIHYELYQDNEKMGSYQYEINYKEIGE encoded by the coding sequence TTGGATAAAAAAGTAAGTATTCAAACAAAGCAAGTGTTGAAACAGCACAACGAAAAAGAAAAATTTGAATTTACTACTGAAGGAACTTGGCAACAAAGGCAATCTAACTTTATTCGGTATGTAGAACAAATTGAGGATGCAACAGTTAATGTTACAATAAAAGTGGATGATGATAGCGTTAAGTTGATTCGTAAAGGCGACATTAATATGAATTTGCATTTTGTTGAAGGACAAACGACAACAACTTTTTACGATATATCGGCTGGACGAATTCCACTAGAAGTTAAAACATTACGCATTTTACATTTCGTAAGTGGAGACGGTGGCAAGCTAAAGATTCATTATGAATTATATCAAGATAATGAAAAAATGGGTTCTTATCAATATGAAATTAACTATAAGGAGATAGGCGAATGA
- the argS gene encoding arginine--tRNA ligase, which produces MNIIDQVKQTLVEEIAASINKAGLADEIPDIKIEVPKDTKNGDYATNIAMVLTKIAKRNPREIAQAIVDNLDTEKAHVKQIDIAGPGFINFYLDNQYLTAIIPEAIEKGDQFGHVNESKGQNVLLEYVSANPTGDLHIGHARNAAVGDALANILTAAGYNVTREYYINDAGNQITNLARSIETRFFEALGDNSYSMPEDGYNGKDIIEIGKDLAEKHPEIKDYSEEARLKEFRKLGVEYEMAKLKNDLAEFNTHFDNWFSETSLYEKGEILEVLAKMKELGYTYEADGATWLRTTDFKDDKDRVLIKNDGTYTYFLPDIAYHFDKVKRGNDILIDLFGADHHGYINRLKASLETFGVDSNRLEIQIMQMVRLMENGKEVKMSKRTGNAITLREIMDEVGVDAARYFLTMRSPDSHFDFDMELAKEQSQDNPVYYAQYAHARICSILKQAKEQGIEVTAANDFTTITNEKAIELLKKVADFEPTIESAAEHRSAHRITNYIQDLASHFHKFYNAEKVLTDDIEKTKAHVAMIEAVRITLKNALAMVGVSAPESM; this is translated from the coding sequence ATGAATATTATTGATCAAGTGAAACAAACATTAGTAGAAGAAATTGCAGCAAGTATTAACAAAGCAGGATTAGCAGATGAGATTCCTGATATTAAAATTGAAGTTCCTAAAGATACAAAAAATGGAGATTATGCTACTAATATTGCGATGGTACTGACTAAGATTGCAAAGCGTAATCCTCGTGAAATTGCTCAAGCGATTGTTGATAACTTAGATACTGAAAAAGCACATGTAAAACAAATTGACATTGCTGGTCCAGGATTCATTAATTTTTACTTAGATAATCAGTATTTAACAGCAATTATTCCTGAAGCAATTGAAAAAGGTGATCAATTTGGACATGTAAATGAATCAAAAGGTCAAAATGTATTGCTTGAGTATGTTTCAGCTAACCCTACAGGAGATTTACATATTGGTCATGCTAGAAATGCAGCAGTTGGTGATGCTTTAGCTAATATTTTAACTGCAGCTGGCTATAATGTAACACGTGAATATTATATTAATGATGCTGGTAATCAAATTACTAACTTAGCGCGTTCGATTGAAACACGTTTCTTTGAAGCTTTAGGTGACAATAGTTATTCAATGCCAGAAGATGGCTATAATGGAAAAGATATTATTGAAATAGGTAAAGATTTAGCAGAGAAACACCCTGAAATTAAAGATTATTCTGAAGAAGCACGTTTGAAAGAATTTAGAAAATTAGGCGTAGAATACGAAATGGCTAAATTGAAAAATGATTTAGCAGAGTTCAATACGCATTTTGATAATTGGTTTAGTGAAACATCTTTATATGAAAAAGGAGAAATTCTTGAAGTTTTAGCAAAAATGAAAGAATTAGGTTATACGTATGAAGCTGATGGCGCTACATGGTTACGTACAACTGATTTTAAAGACGACAAAGACAGAGTATTAATTAAAAATGACGGTACATATACGTATTTCTTACCAGATATTGCGTACCACTTCGATAAAGTAAAACGTGGTAATGACATTTTAATCGATTTATTTGGTGCTGATCATCATGGTTATATTAATCGTTTGAAAGCATCTCTTGAAACGTTTGGTGTAGATAGTAATCGTTTAGAAATTCAAATCATGCAAATGGTTCGTTTAATGGAAAATGGTAAAGAAGTGAAGATGAGTAAACGTACTGGTAATGCGATTACATTAAGAGAAATTATGGACGAAGTTGGCGTTGACGCTGCACGTTATTTCTTAACTATGCGTAGTCCTGATAGTCACTTTGATTTTGATATGGAATTAGCGAAAGAGCAATCTCAAGACAATCCAGTTTACTATGCTCAATATGCACATGCGCGTATTTGTTCAATTTTAAAACAAGCGAAAGAGCAAGGTATTGAAGTGACTGCTGCGAATGATTTTACAACGATTACTAATGAAAAAGCGATTGAATTGTTGAAAAAAGTAGCTGATTTCGAACCTACAATTGAAAGTGCTGCTGAGCATAGATCGGCACATAGAATTACTAATTATATTCAAGATTTAGCTTCTCATTTCCATAAATTCTATAATGCTGAAAAAGTGTTAACAGATGATATTGAAAAAACAAAAGCACATGTTGCTATGATTGAAGCGGTCAGAATTACATTGAAAAATGCATTGGCAATGGTCGGTGTAAGCGCACCTGAATCAATGTAA
- a CDS encoding endonuclease III domain-containing protein — protein sequence MLGTDELYKVLYEHLGPQFWWPADNDIEMMLGAILVQNTRWRNAEIALNQIKEHTHFNPNHILELPIETLQSLIHSSGFYKSKSLTIKTLLTWLARHHFNYQEINERYKGGLRKELLSLKGIGSETADVLLVYIFGRIEFIPDSYTRKIYDKLGYENTKNYDQLKKVVTLPNHFTNQDANEFHALLDVFGKHYFRDKDIKNYDFLEPYFKK from the coding sequence ATGTTAGGAACTGATGAATTATATAAAGTTTTATATGAACATCTCGGACCACAATTTTGGTGGCCTGCTGATAATGACATTGAAATGATGTTAGGTGCAATTTTAGTTCAAAATACTAGATGGCGAAATGCAGAAATTGCATTGAATCAGATTAAAGAACATACGCATTTTAATCCAAATCATATATTAGAACTACCTATTGAAACGTTACAATCATTGATACATTCAAGTGGCTTTTATAAAAGTAAATCACTGACGATTAAAACATTATTAACATGGTTAGCACGACATCATTTCAATTATCAAGAGATTAATGAGCGATATAAAGGTGGATTAAGAAAAGAATTATTATCTTTGAAAGGTATTGGAAGTGAAACAGCAGATGTCTTACTTGTTTATATATTCGGACGTATTGAATTTATTCCAGATAGCTATACAAGAAAAATATATGATAAATTAGGATATGAAAACACTAAAAATTATGATCAATTAAAAAAAGTAGTCACATTACCAAATCATTTTACAAATCAAGATGCTAATGAATTTCATGCTCTGTTAGATGTATTTGGTAAACATTACTTTAGAGACAAAGATATAAAGAATTATGATTTTTTAGAACCTTACTTTAAAAAGTAA
- a CDS encoding iron ABC transporter permease — MTFNKVLLSWIVILIITTSIYLFWQLGDINDVFNQSILINVRLPRLLEALLTGMILTVAGLIFQTVLNNALADSFTLGLASGATFGSGLALFLGLTTLWIPVFSITFSLITLITVLVITSVLSQGYPVRILILSGLMIGALFNSLLYFLILLKPRKLNTIANYLFGGFGDAEYSNVSIIAITFIIALFGIFIILNQLKLLQLGELKSQSLGLNVQLITYIALCIASMITAINVAYVGIIGFIGMVIPQLIRKWQWKQSLGRQLALNIVTGGQIMVMADFIGSHILSPVQIPASIIIALIGIPVLFYMLISQSKRLH, encoded by the coding sequence ATGACATTTAATAAAGTATTATTGAGCTGGATAGTCATATTGATTATAACAACTAGCATATATCTATTTTGGCAGTTGGGCGATATCAATGATGTATTTAACCAGTCTATTTTAATCAATGTTAGATTACCGAGATTATTAGAAGCATTGTTGACAGGTATGATATTAACTGTTGCAGGCCTTATATTTCAAACAGTTTTAAATAATGCATTGGCAGATAGCTTTACATTAGGATTGGCAAGCGGCGCTACATTTGGTTCAGGATTAGCATTATTTTTAGGTTTAACAACGTTATGGATTCCTGTATTTTCAATAACATTTAGTTTGATAACATTAATAACTGTATTAGTCATTACGTCGGTATTGAGCCAAGGCTATCCAGTTAGAATCTTAATATTAAGTGGTTTAATGATTGGTGCGTTATTCAATTCACTTCTATATTTTTTGATTTTATTAAAACCTCGCAAATTAAATACAATTGCCAATTATCTGTTTGGTGGTTTTGGTGATGCAGAATACTCAAATGTATCTATAATAGCAATCACATTTATCATTGCATTGTTTGGTATATTTATCATTCTTAATCAACTAAAGTTATTGCAATTAGGAGAACTAAAAAGTCAGTCACTAGGCTTAAATGTTCAATTGATTACATATATCGCGTTATGTATAGCTTCTATGATAACGGCGATAAATGTCGCATATGTTGGCATCATTGGATTCATTGGTATGGTGATACCGCAACTCATTAGAAAATGGCAGTGGAAACAATCATTAGGAAGACAATTGGCTTTAAATATTGTAACTGGAGGACAAATAATGGTTATGGCAGATTTTATTGGTAGCCATATATTGTCACCAGTACAAATACCGGCAAGTATTATCATTGCATTAATTGGTATACCAGTGTTATTTTACATGCTAATATCTCAGTCGAAACGGTTACACTAG